The region TGGCAACCCCACCCTCTGTGCAGTGCCTCCTGGGGCCGCATCCTTGGGCCATCTGGTAGCCAGCCTGACCCCTACAGTGCCCTGAGACCTGGAGTCTTCCGTTCACAGCCAGCCTTCCTTTGACGGCAGGATCCCTGGCTGATCTGTGTGTCCTCTACCCGAGAAAGGATGTCGGCAGTGGGTGGAAGGATGGACAGAGGAAAGGGTGCAAAAACAGACACCTCAGGAAAAGCAGagcagggcacagcaacccagCAGGAGACAGCTGCTCCTCTGAGGACGCGAGGCCATGAGAGGCTGTGAGGAGGCCAGAGCGTATCACAGAGAGGCCCTGCTGATGACTCGGTTCAGCCCCTTTACCTTCCACGTGGGCTGGGGATTTGCCCAGGGTCCCGTCTTCCCTCATCCCTGGAGCACGTGGCGGAGTGGGGACACTACCCAGCCTCTCTCTGGAGCGCTCGCTCCACCACACACGCCGGCCCTCAGATACTTCCCAATACCAGGGCTGAGCAGAGCGCTCACTAGGCTCGGCGGGCCGCCGGGTACGCAGTAATTCCACCTTCTGCACCGGACCGGGCTCTAGGAAGGCTGCTCCCACCAACACCAACCTCCAGGTGTCCTGAGATCACCCTGCAGTCAGGAAAGAGGTAGTTGGACACCTCGCACACAGGGTTCTCTATGCCCCGAGTCCTgcagtgttcctgggcttccagACAGGCGACGGTGAACTTGGACTGACGCTGGCCAAGGACGGAAAGCATACCACTGGGGACGGCTTTCGAGGCTTCCTGCATGGCCTCAGCTCGAATTTTCACTGCATACAGACCTACGTGGAGAGAAGTACATTTGGAAAAATCAGGGCACGTGATGGAGAAGGGAAGCCCAGACCTGAGGAACAAAGTGAACTGCACGCTGTGCGCTGCAGACGCGGGCACTGGGGTCCATCACCAGCCTGCAAGCCGCCGCTCTAAGGACCTGACTGCACAGAGACGGTCCCCAACCAGCAGGGAGCAAGGGACAGTCCCGGCACAGTATGGATGAACCCACAGAGCTGCCTGCCTGACAGCTGGCTGGTGCAGGACGGCGGTTCTTAAACACGGTGATTCCCCCCAGGGCGGTGTCTGGAAACAGCTTTTGATCatcggggtggtggtgggggccaCTGACATCTAGTGGGCACAGGCCAGGCATGCGGTTCAACAGCCTACGATAAACAGCCTCCAAGTAAGGGTCATCTGATCCAAAACGTCAATAGTGCTGCTGAGAAGCCCTGGCACTTTGAGCTGCATCACTTAAAGGAAGTCACGACCTCCTTCTAGGCCAAATTTCTGGCTAGtacaatgaagataataatatctAGCCTGCCTGAACTGTAGTGAAAACTGAGAACTACAAATTATTTCAGAGAAACGGCGCTGAACAAGGAAAATAATTAAGAATCTTTAGATGCTTGGAATAATGTACAAACTACAAACAAGTACATGAATTTTAATAACATAATTATCGTAAATCAAGCATGACTGCCCTCACTGGAGAGCTCGACACTGGCAAGGCAGATGAGCTAGAAAGCAGGGCTCCGGGCTCAGTGTGGCTCAAGTATGAAGTGGGAGGACAGGGCTGTGTGCCCGGGGAGGCAGCTCCCGTGATCGTGATGTGAGAATGGACTGAACACGattcacaacagccaggacacgGAAACAGCCTGTGTCCACaggtgaacggataaagaagacgtggtgcGTATATATACAATAGAGTGCCACTCAGCcactaaagagaatgaaataaagccatctgcggcaacatggatggacctagagactaccatgctaagtgaagtaagtcagaaagacaagtaccatatggTATCagtcacatgtggaatctaaaatacgacacagggggacttctctgatgattcagtggttaagcatttgccttccaatgccagGGACGCAGGTCTGAACCCTGGTAGGGCAACTAGCATTCCGCATGcggcagggcaactaagccacaactagagagacgcCCACGCGCTATAACAAAGagctgatgcagccaaaaataaataaataaaatatgaaaacaacaaCTAAAAAGACCCCAACACCAATGAACACGcctcagaaacagactcagatacagagaacagaccaCTTGTGGCCGCCAAGGGTGaggggaggtggggcagaggagGACTGAGAGTTTGGGACTCGCAGACGCCAACTATGATGCACGGGGACACACGcaacatcctgtgataagccacaggtaaatgaagatgaaaaggtatgtatgtataactgaatcacttcactgaaGAGCAGAagttgacacaacattgtaaattcaCTATAGTTCagtaaaaactgaagaaaaaagaatggactGCAATTACTGGATAGCATCACCCTGGTCCTGGGCCTGCtccctggtggggaagagatGATCAGACCAAGAAGCAGTTAAGGGACAAGTCCAGGGTTTGATGGGACAACAAGGTCAGAGGAACAAACCCTGCACCCTTTCTCTCAACACATCTTCATTCTCCCAGCACTGTGTATGTCTGTGCTGGAGTTTTAGCCCCTTACACAAGCAGAACTGTGGAGGAAACACATTAAGAGCCCGTGTTAGGAGGCAGGAGAGCATACACAGAAACGTGGATACCTTCCCAGGCAGGCATTAGATAACTGCAAACTGTCAAGGGAAAAAACACATGTCAATAATTCTGCAAATTTTGTACACATTCAACTATATTTCTATAAAGTATCTTTATTAGgatgaagaaatatgaaaaattttttcactttcttgaccaGGCTTTCTTtctataatgcatttttaaaaaagaggtgaaattcacataaaatataaCCAGTTTTGAGTGCACAAATGCAGCGGTATTTGTGGTATCCAGAATGTAcaggaccttcctggtggtccagtggtgaagaatccaccagcGCAGGctgggacacaggttcaatccgtggtctGGGAAGCTTCCACATGCTGTCAGGCAGCTAGGCTTGTAGGCAGCAGCTACTGAGTCCACACCCCAGAGCCGGTGCGCCGCAACTGGAGACAAGccccgtgcagcaacaaagacacggCACGGCCAAAAACACCTTCCCATCAGCCCACAAACACCCCACCCGCACCGAGCAATCGCtctccatttctccttccctccacccACTGTAACCTCTAATCTGTTGTCTCCATGAATTTATGTATTccggacatttcatataaaaataagtgagttttgtgtctggcttctgtcACCTAGCATGTTTCTGATGTTCATCCACACTGCCAcatcagtattttctttctttttatggctgaataatattccactggtTCAATCtaacacaatttgtttatccactcatctgatTATGGACATTTGGATCATTTCTACCTTTTGGAAATTAATATGAATAACACTGTTACAAACATCTCTGTACAAGTTTTCCagtgtggacatgtgttttcatttcttaggTACAGACCTGTGAGCAGAACTACTGGGTCACAAAGTAATTCCATGTTTAACTTGAGGACCCACCAAACTGTTTCCACAATGGCTGCATTGCTTTATATTTCATCAGTGTGTGAGGTTCCTACATCCTTCCCAACACTTActattttcctcttgttttttaaattaaagccaTCCTGGTGGGCATGAAGTGGTACctcactatggttttgatttgcatttccctaatgggtggtggtctggcattcccatctctttaagaattttccacagtttgttgtgatacacacagtcaaaggctttggcatagtcgataaaacagaagtagttgtttttttggaactctctcacttttttaatgatccaacagatgttggcaatttgatctctggttcctctgccttttctaaatccagcttgagcatctggaagttcatggttcacatactgttaaagcctggcatggagaattttaagcattactttactagcatgtgagatgagtacaactatgtggtagtctgagcatctttggcattgcctctctttgggactggaatgaaaactgatcttttccagtcctgtggccaccactgagttttccaaatttgctggcatactgactgcagcactttcacagaatcatgttttaggatttgaaatagctcagctggaattccatcacctccactagctttgctcatagtgatgcttcctaaggcccacttgacctcatattccagaatgtctagctctagatgagtgatcataccagcatgattatctgggtcatgaagatcttttctatatagttattctatgtattcttgccaccctttcttaatatcttctgcttctgttaggtccataccatttctgccctttattgcgcccatctttgcataaaatgttcccttggtatctctaattttcttgaagggatctctagtctttccaacaagctatggaaaattcttaaagaaatgggaataccagaccacctgacctgcctcctgagaaatctgtatgcaggtcaggaagcaacagttagaagtggacatagaacaacagactggttccaaattgggaaaggagtatgtcaaggcttatATTGTCCccttgcttctttaacttatatgcagagaacatcatacaaaatgccaagctggatgaagcacaagctggaatcaagatttccaggagaaatagcaacaacctcagatatgcatatgacaccacacttatggcagaaagcgagaaagaactaaagagcctcttcatgaaactgaaaaaggagagtaaaaagttggcttaaaactcaacattcagaaaactacgatcatggcatctggtcccatcacttgatggcaaatagatggggagacagtggaaacagtgagagactttattttcttgggctccaaaaccactgcagatggtgactgcagccatgaaattaaaagacacttgctccttggaagaaaagcgatgaccaacctagacagcatgttaaaaagcaaagacactactttgccaacaaaggtctgtctagtcaaggttatggttttttccagtagtcatgtatggatgtgagagttggaccataaagaaagctgagcgctgaagaatggatgcttttgaactgtggtgttcgagaagactcttgagagtcccttggacagcaaggagatccaaccagtccatcctaaaggaaatcaaccctgaatatttattggaaggactgatgttgaagctgaaactccaaccctttggccacctgatgcgaagaattgactcatttgaaaagaccgtgatgctgggaaagattgaaagcgagaggagaaggggatgacagaggatgagatggttggatggcatcaccgactcaatggacatgagtttgagtttgagtaagctccgggagttcatgaacagggaagcctggtgtgctgcagtccatggggtcgcaaagagtcggacatgactgagcaactgaactgaactgaatgaatggtGATATTGCACATCTTGTCATATACTCTTTGGTTCTTTGTAGATCTTAAGAGacatgtctattcaagtcctttgtacTTAACTATAAGCAAAATGTTTACCTGTTTACACACAAAAACCTTAAGAAATGAAACTAATCTCAAGATCAAACACTGATTTACTCTCTTTCACTTAATGAGTACCTACTGAGCATCTACCACATGACAGGCACTGGAGGTCCACGAGTGGACCAAGAATGCACAGAAACAGTGGGACAGACAGAAAAGCAAGATGCTTTCACAAGACTACAAGGAGAAAGAAATTCCCTGATGAATCGTTCAAGCTTAAAATCAGCTGAGGTCTGGTCCTCAGATCCCACTGTCATCTCCACCCATGTGTCCCCTTCTCTAACCGAGTAGGTCCAGAATTGTTTCTGGCAGTGCCCCTTTCCTCAGTGGGCCCTGCAAGACAACACCCCGTGCATGAAATCAATCCCCTTCCCGTGTACCTTCAGAAAACTCCATGGCTCCAGCAAACACTAGGGCTGCAAATTCTCCCACACTGAATccagcagcagcaacacagtTCTCAATAACCTGCAGGGACAGATGCAGAAGAACATGAGGCCGCATTCTCGGGGGAGTTCAGTCTGGGGCTCTGCACTTGCGCGCTGACGgtgtccagtggctcagtgagCCAGGGTCTGCTGGCCTGATGCTCCAGCTGGAGGACAACACACTGAAGTGGCCTCGAACATCACTGACCAGCCCTTTACTgatgaggaacttccctggcagtggagGTCAAACCCTGCCGTTGGACTCTGTGGATAAGCTGTGACTCCAACCCAGGGCTCTGGATTCTCCTGCTTCTGCCTCTCAGGCCGATGGAGACACAGGGCACTAAGTACAGAAGTTAACCGCATGACCTTCAGAGTCACAGAGAGCAGGATCTGATGCTCAGCCTGGGAGAGTTCCCTAACCTCCTTGCCTCAGttatctcatctgtgaaatgggcagagCAGACCTACCCCCACAGGGTTGCTAAGAGAGAATTACATGGAGATAAGAGCTCTAAATCGCTCAGCACAGACCTGGCCCAGGATAATTACTGGATGAATGTTATTATCACGACTTCACAGGACCCCTCAAGCTAATTACTATCTCTGCCGTCCTCTTTCCCCATCCATAAAATAATGCTACCAACCTCACAAGGTTGTGGTGAGGATGAAATGGGGTAAAGCTCTGTCTTAACATGTTTTGATATTAAATCATCCCACAACTTCAAGTGAAGGGATACTTTCATCATCTTCTCAACGACCCTTCATAAAGGTTCATCCTTCTAAAACCGTTTAGTAATTCATTAAATGATTAAGGATCACTTACAATCGAAACCCAGCCCTTCATCCCCTTCACACACTAGGCAATTTTCACAGTATATTTTATTCTCTGCTATCTATctccctgcaaggagatccaaccagtccatcctaaaggaaatcagccctgaatattcattggaaggactgatgctgaagctgaaactccaatggtctggccatctgatgcgaagaatggactcactggaaaagaccctgatgctgggaaagattgaaggcgggagggagaccacagaggatgagattggttggatggcatccccgacgcgatgggcaagagtttgagtaagctccgggagttcatgaacagggaagcctggcgtgctgcaatccatggggtcacaaacagtcggacacgactgagcgactgaactgatctatcTCCCTGCCCTAATACGCAAACACCGATTCTCGTTTTGCTCACGCCACTTTATCTCTTGCGCCTACAACAGCGCCTGGCACAGGTGGGACCTCAGGAAGGACCTGCCAAACCGAAGTCGGACGCGGGGAGCCCGGGGCCTCACCGCCGGTTGCAGGTGATGCAGTTTCTCCACGGCGGCCAGCGAAGCCACGAAGACAGCGGGCTGGCAGTGCACGGTGCGGTCCAGGGCCTCCTGCGGCCCGCGCAAGCTCAGCTCCAGCAGGTCGTAGCCGAGCAAGCGGCGGGCGGCGTCGTAAAGCTCGCGGACGCGCGGGTAGCGGAGCAGCCCGCGGCCCATGCCCACCACCTGGCTGCCCTGGCCGGGGAAGAGCAGCACAGAGCACTGGCCCGGCTCCCGCCGtcccgccgccgcctccgcgtCCCGGGACCCTCCGTCCGCCGCGGTCGCCTCTCGCAGCAGCGCCGCCACGTCCACAGCAGCCGGCGGAGGCCGCGGCCAGTTCGAGAAGCCGCGGCGGCCGCTCACGCTTCGGGCCCAGGCCCGGGCGGCCCGTGCGACCCGGACACTCATGGTGAGGGAACCCGGCCCCCAAGCGCGTCACCGGGGCGACCGAGGCCCGACATCCGGCGGCGTGGCGCGGTCCTTGACGTATTTCCCGCCGGGCGGGCCGAGGCACCAGCGGGGAGAAAGGTTCCGCAGGTACTAGTTCCCGCCCAGGCTGTGAAACTGGTGCCTGGGCTCTGGGGATCCGTGGGGCACTTGCTAATTTAAACCCGCGcgggaaagaagaaaacagcacaCCGCACCCTGAGACCTCATAAACA is a window of Odocoileus virginianus isolate 20LAN1187 ecotype Illinois chromosome 23, Ovbor_1.2, whole genome shotgun sequence DNA encoding:
- the MCAT gene encoding malonyl-CoA-acyl carrier protein transacylase, mitochondrial; the encoded protein is MSVRVARAARAWARSVSGRRGFSNWPRPPPAAVDVAALLREATAADGGSRDAEAAAGRREPGQCSVLLFPGQGSQVVGMGRGLLRYPRVRELYDAARRLLGYDLLELSLRGPQEALDRTVHCQPAVFVASLAAVEKLHHLQPAVIENCVAAAGFSVGEFAALVFAGAMEFSEGLYAVKIRAEAMQEASKAVPSGMLSVLGQRQSKFTVACLEAQEHCRTRGIENPVCEVSNYLFPDCRVISGHLEALQFLQKNSSKYHFRRTKMLPVSGGFHTSLMEPAVEPLAQVLKAIDVKKPLVSVHSNVDGNKYMHAKHIQKLLVRQLVSPVKWEQTMHAIYERKKGTAFPRTFEVGPGKQLGTILKSCNLQAWRSYSHVEVLEADEDPEQPL